The nucleotide sequence CTGATGAAGGGATTCGAACCCCCGACCTACGCATTACGAATGCGTTGCTCTACCAGCTGAGCTACATCAGCAAATCCTTTATAAGGATATTCATTTTCATAAAGAAAGTCAAGCGAAAATCGCATGGTTTTTTATGGTTATTCCACCCAGAGTGCTAGAGAAATAATAGGTGAAAGTCGAATACAATAAGCAGGGCTGTTAAACATCCTAGGCACTTGAAAAGGTCGGAACGAGTCCGACCTTTGCGAAGAGAATACTATTCATTTCAATTACAGTGAGATCGGATCACAGTTTAGAATGATGTGCCTTGTTCTAATTCATACATAAAGTATACACGTTCAGCGATAATCGGTGCATTGTCTTTGGTTGTAAATTTCTTCAAGTCTCCATAACCGCGGCTGTCGTTATAATCAGCAAGGTAGTAGATCTCTGAACTACCATTGAAGAAGTAATGACCAACATCATTTGCAATCTTAGTCGTCTTGTTGTTGCTATATTTTGAAAGTGTGCCTGTGCTGGAGCTGCTGTAGAAATCAGTCATAAACAAGAGAACATCATTTTCTTCATAATAAGTCGAGTAGCCCAATCTTACATCCAATGCAATTCGAGTGCTCTTCCCGTCTACATATTGATAGAGTTCTGCTGAATTGTTGGATTCTTCCTTGTAATAGTACAGTCTTGATTTGTTCTCAATATATTGCATTCTGGAAACATCTTCGTCGATGACTTTGCGATTGGAAAGCTTACCCTCTACTAAATCGTATACAACAAGCGATTTAGCGGATTTTTTGTACTCGATTGAGAACAATTGCTTGCCGTCTGATGAAAGTGCGATCGAATCTAGTTGTTCACCATCCTGAAGGTGTTCTGAACTTACTGCTTGCAAATTGGCTACATAAAGTGTTGGTGAAGATGTTGTCAGGTTGCGATATGCCTCATACACATCATCTGCATAAGAAATTTCCGAAAGCTTAAGCTTGTTCATCGTTGAACGATCATTCTTTTTGTAGAAAATCAGTTTGTTTTTCAAGTTGCTATACGTGCTGGATGAGGAGTAATAATCATTCGCGTAATCGTCCGTAATCTTCTTGCTTTCACCATTATTGAATGCATACAGAGAGTAGGAAACATCAGAATAAGTTTGACCGCTCAAGTTTTGACGGAGCTGATCTCTCGAACGCTTCGCACTGTAATTGTCGTACGCAGCATAGTATGCGTCGTAGTCGGTGTTAACAACGTCTTGGTAGTAGGTTTCTCCTGACCACCAGTCTGTATAAGGTGTGGATACGACCGTTTGGAAATTTTCATAAGTAGGCTCTGTTAAAGCTGCATCAGCTACAGCAAAATCGTCCTCTACTAAGCTTGCAAGTTCCACTTCATTCTTAACAGCAACAGTGTAGTAGAAAGAATTATTGTCAATCTGCGACACTACAGAATAAACGCCATCGATTAGCTTCACTTTGTCCTTGTCGAGCGCTTTACTATATATTGTGGATAATCTTTCACCGTTTTTATCTTCGACATACTTCACATAATTGATATTGCCCGTTTTCAAGTCGACATTGAGCATATATGCGATATTGGAATCCATCTTGACTTTGTCATCGAGTTTATCCGTACGAACCATGTAAACACTAGATTCGTCGTCGTCGTTAGTCTTCGTGTAGATGATGAGAGATTGGTCTTCGGAATACCAATAGTTAGTTACTCGTGTATCGATGAGCAACTCATCTTTCAAATTGTGTAAGTAGAGCTTGTTACCATAAGTATTCTCTACTTCCTTGGAATAGATGATAGCTGTACCTTTCTTGTTAATGCTGAAGGTGTTGTATCCAAATCTAATACCTGATGCAAGCTTCACACCTTGCTCATCATCCCAGCTAGATGCTTTTTTGTTCAAATCACGGTAATACAACGTTGCGGCATAATCATCATTAATTTTTTTGATGAAAAACAGCTTGTCCTTCTTTTCATTAAGCTTGACGAAATTACCACTAGACATCATCCAGCTTAAATCGCTGGAGATATTACTCCAATCACTGCTACTCATAAGTGAAGTGCTTAGCTCGATAGGTTTCTCTACTCCTGAAATTTGCATTTCGAGACTGTTGCGACCCATATAGATGAGTGGTGCGTCCTTCGATTGGAACATCGGGAGGATGAAGGCAATTACTACCCAGACGAGAAGTGCTGCACCGATCACACCGCCGATAACAAATTTATATTTGCTAAAGATTGGGCCGATCGGTGGCAGTTGCTTCGGACTAGACTGTACTGGTGGCTGTGATGGCGGTTGCACAGGTTGTGCGGGTTGTGCGGGCAAAATAGGTGTAGCAGGCACAACTGTCGTTACAGGATCAACAGTCTGAACCACGCGCTCGATTTTTCCCCCGCAAGTTCCACAGAAACTTACGTCACCTTCTACAACGGAATTACAATTTGGACAATTCACGTAATAAACCTCCTCATAATTGTTCATGCCTAAATCAATCTATTTACAAGCTACAATTGTCGAATAAGTATCGTCGGTATAGCAAGTCTCAGAGGAATTGGACTCCTCTGTAGAATCAACTAGCCAGACGCCATTCTGCTTGACGATATTGTAGGTGTAAGCTGTGCTCTTGAATCTTGTATCCGTAATTACGCCTTGCTTCGCAATGGTTCTCTTGAAATATTTTTTCAGCTGTAATTGATACAGACTCTCGGATACTTTCTTCGCATCTATCAAATGGTAGATAGGAACTCCGAAGGTCGTAACACTGCCTTTAGATTTTGCATCATTCAGTGCGACGAGCTGATCGTTAACAACTTTGTATACTGCTTTTTTCGATGTCGTGTCATAAGTCACATAGGGTACGAGATAAGAGATGTCACCAGAGCTCATGGACACAGACCAATTGACTTGATAATTTTCCATGACACGCGCTACTGCAGGTTCATCGATCAAACGAGGTGTTACAGTTACCTCTTGTTTGGACGAATAGGCTTCATTCAGTAATTTAATTGAAGTAGAACGCGGTTGCTTCTGCGGGCTGTCAGAGCGATACTTGACGACATATTGCGCCTTCTTAGTCGTAAAGATCGATTGATAAAATTGTCCCAGCTTCTCTATATCCGAACCGATCGAAATATATTGGCCATTCGTTGCAACAGTAATCGCTTGAAGTTGGTCATCTTGATCTACACCGACTGCATAGATTGGAATCCCGAATTGCTTAGCAGTGTTAATAACGGTCTGTGGGCTTATAAAGTCTTGATTCTCATAGCCATCATTACTGCAATTTTCACCACCATCCGTGAAGATCACTATGTACTTGGAGCCGGACTCCCCATTATAGGCGGTGTTGTATACTGCTTGCTCAATGGCACGATATAGTGCAGTACATTGGCCAGCAGCGCTTAGTCGCTTAATCTGAGGAACAATAGCGCTCGTTTGATTCGTGAATTCGGATTGAACAATTTCAGAGGCTCCAGCGAAGCTCATAAATCCGATTCGATCATTCTCTGTAATCGTAATTTGATCTAGGAATTGTAACGCTTCTTGTTGTACACGGGACAAAATTTGGTCCATGCTGCCACTGTCATCCATGACAAGATTAATGCTCAATGATTCGTCAATATCGGACATTTTCGAGATTGACGAAATTTGCTGTGGTGCGTTATTCTCAGCTACTTGGAACAGACTATTGTCAGAAGGAATCGTCTCTACGAGCTTATCGAATGCATCATAGAGTGAGAAGTATACGTTCACTTCTGGGTATTGATCTGTGTTGTAGCTGATGTCTCCCATTCGTAACGACAACGGCTGTGGTGCATCGTATTGGGATTCAGACTGTTTTCCCAATAGGGTCAATGATACTTGTCTAGGATCTTGCTGACCTGGGTTGCGATGGAACTGCAAAGAAGCGTATGAGACATTTAGAGCTTGGTTTCCTTTGTCATATTGAATGTCACTTACTGGCAACGTCACGCCGTCTTCGAGAATAGTGAAATCCTCAGCAGATAATTCGCCAACACTAGCTCCACCTACATCAATCAGGAGCTTAATAGTAGGGAAACTGGAGTTATCCACCTTCGTAATCGTGAGAGTATCGAGCGTTGTAGGTATATTGACTTCAGCCGAAGCCTGCTCAGAGGGTGAAGGTGTCACTTCACTCGATGGAGAAGGCGCAGCACTCAATTCTTCTTTCGGTGAGAAAACACCTAATAGCCACAATGAACTAATTACAACTACCGCTACACTAGCAAGACCAACAAGGAGTCCTTTTTTGCTACGTGGGGAAGAGGTTGGAGTAATTGGGGATTCAGGTGATATTTCAGCACTATTCGGAGGTAGGATCTCGGCTACAACTGTGGCTTCATTCTCGGGTTCGTTCGCCGGTTCTATCTCTAATGTCGTCGCCGGTGTCTCTTTAATGAGTTGTGTTGTATTCAGTTCAATGGGAGGAACCTCTTGAAGATGACCGCAGTTCGTGCAAAACGGGCTGTGATTCAAATTTTCTTTTCCGCAATTTGTGCAAAACATGGAAGTTATCTCCTATTTCCGTTGTGAATTGGTTATATTTAGCACCCTATTAATGATAATCGATAATATGACACCTATCAACTAGATTCGACTTTTTACTACATTAAATTTGTGTAAATATACCTAGATTCAAAGCATCTAATGTGTCATTAGATGGAGAATGTGCCGTGATGGACGAGGGTGAGGTGGAATAGAATAGGATGAAATATAGTGTGAAAGGAGGAATAATAATGGCAAAATATAACAAACAACAATTTTATAATCTATTGCTACCGACTGTGTTGCTGGTACGTAAAGAGGGTTCGAAGTTATTTCCTTCAGTTCGTCTCGCACAAAGCTGGCTAGAGACAGGCGGCGACATCCATGCGTGGAATAACCTAGGCGGAATTAAAGTCGGTAGCGGGAAGACAAATAACTATTGGCACGGTCAATGGGCCAATAAAGCAACATGGGAAGTGGAAAGCGACGTTAAGGAAAATATTACTGCACAATTTCGAGCGTATGCCAGCATCTATGATTATTATAAGGACCAAGATATGTTGCTAGATCTTCCGCGTTACGAGCGTGTTAGATTGGCCACAACACCGCAGCAACAGGCAACAGCGTTGCGCTTATGTGGCTATGCGACGGACCCGCAATATGATGTGCAGATTGTTGCTATCATTCGTGGGGATCAGTTATTGAAGTATGATCAAGAAGTGGAAGAGCATCCACTGCCACCGTCGAACGACGAATCCTTCAGGAGTGTTGCAATTCATGTTAATGGTGTCCAAGTGGCTGAGGGACAACTAATCGATAATCGGACATGGGTGCCTGCAAGAGTCGTTAGTCAAGCGTTGGGTCTATCTGTAGCATGGAATGGAAATATGGTCTTCGTGGAGGGACATGAACTTCCTACTCTATTAAAGGGTGATATGGGGTTCGTTCCTATTCGTGAGCTGACGGCACTTCAGCCGAAAGCTAAGCTAGAATGGAAGCAAACCAATTATTCAGTGGAAATTACACTGTAGTTTCATAATTAACGAACGTTCCTCCTCCTTTCCGATCATTGTACAGGTTACGTCTGCATATAGTAGTGACAGACAATTCGCGAATCTAGCCAAAGGTAGAAATGCTAGACGTAAGGAGGAGGCTTCTCTATAATGTCGATCATTCAAAATTTTCCGAAGCAGCTACTTGATGAACATATGAAGTGGCATCACGATAGACACAATGTGAATATCGAAAACCCACCTTCTGGCTATGGGTTGGAGTTTCTTCAATTCCATCGTAGATATATTGCGAAAGTATTAAGATGGTATAGGCAACAAGGGTACGATGAAAGCTTAGTGACGCCATGGGCTGCTGTTCCAGAACCGATTAGACAGTCTGCTTGTTACAATCAGGCTGCGGAGGCACGGATATTGTATCAGCCTGAATCGTTTGCGAGTGCGGATGAACTAGGAAGATTCATAGAGGCCTCAGACATTCATGGGTGTATTCACCAGGAAGCGGCAAACCTATTCGGGCAACCAGACATTAACGATTTTGACGTCGCGCCTCGCAATACAATATTTTATAACATTCATGGGATGGTCGATCGGTGGTATCAAAACTGGGAAGGGCTAGGGAGATTTGATTCCGGATTGTCTTACTGGTGTGGAAATTTCACGGGAGCGGAGAATGAGGTGCTCTATTATAGTCAGCAGGATGGGATCTGGTGGCTAGGACAGCAGCAACTAGCAGATGACATGCATCGTACGGAAGTGACTGCGCCTGATTGGGTTCTCGTAGGCGACAGTACGGAAATAGGCACTCTCGATAATCGTAGACCCTTCCGCATCTGGGATATCGATGGAGATGGCCAGCTGGAGGTTGTGATGCTTCATCTAGGAGATCGATTGTGGCGTGTAGGCAAAATAAAAGACGGTAGGCTGCAATGGCAGCCTACGCGTCTTGAAGGTTGAGATTTAATGTGCAGAAGCTGCCCCAGCTTCGGGAACCTCAGAGGTACAATGCCCGCAACGCGTTGCTGCGACTGGAATAACAGATAAGCAATACGGGCAATCGCGTGTTGTAGGGGCGGCTGCTGGCTCATCTTTATTTTTCTTAGTCGTGAGCTTGTTCAAAATCTTGATTAACATAAATACGGCAAAAGCTACGATGATGAAGTCGATTAGGACGTTAATGAATTGTCCATAAGCGATAATAGCTGCGCCTTCTTCTCGAGCTTTATCCAAGGAGACACCGCTAAGATCTTTGGATGAATCCAAGTTGAGATAGAGATCTTTAAAGTTGACTCCACCTAGCAATTTACCAATCGGCGGCATAATAACATCGTTAACGAGCGATGTTACGATTTTGCCAAACGCAGCCCCGATAATGACCCCGACCGCTAAGTCTACAACATTACCACGCATGGCAAATGTTTTAAATTCACTTAACAAAGATTTAAACATAAAGATGTCCTCCAATATTAGATTGAATATAGGAAAGGGTTTCGCATCGAACAGTCAAATGGTAGTATTTGTAGTAGATCATAATGCGAATACTGCGAGGGAACTAACTATGACTGGTACCGTAGCGACGATGCCTGCCTTTTTCCTACTCTTAGGCTTACTTATTAGTATACTAGCATCATATACGATGTTTAACTTTATTGGCAATCTCAAACGAACGGATGGGAACTTTCGGCAATTTTGGCTATCGGGGGGCGCAACCGTATTTGGTATTGGTATTTGGGCTAAGCATTTCATTATATTGCTAGCACTTGAAAAAACATTATATTTAAATTGGACGATGCTCGTTGCATTGGTATTTATGGTGTTTTTTGCATTGATGTCGTTTGTGACACTCACTTTGGAAAGCTTTTTGAAATATCGTTCATTGATAGGCAGCTTAATACTCGCTTTCGGAATCGCGTTTATGAGTTATTTTACGATATTTGGTCAACCGATCTCACAGCTGCAAATTAAACCTGTATTTGTTTTTTCATCGTTGATCATCATTTTTACTTTCACTTATGTGGCTTTTCTGATCTCTGAGGGTAAAGAGCAAAAGATGAAGTGGTTAGCTAGCTTTATTATGGGTATAGCGGTTGTGATCGTTCAGCTCTTAGTGAACAAGGGAATGGATATTGAGTTTGTACTAAATCACTTAGAGCCTGAAGAATTGAATCAAGACATTCAAATGCTCGCGCTTGTTGTGGGTATTGCAGCATTGCTCATTCTATTATCGACACTGTTCACCTGGTACATCGATAAGCGGTTAAATCAAACGGATGAGCGGTATCGTCTGTTAGTTGAAAACTCTCTTGACACGATTGCAATATTTAAAGGGGATCAATGGAAATATGTAAATAAAGCGGGTCTGACGATGTTTGAGGCAGAGTCAACCGAGCAGCTGATTGGGAAATCGATATATACCTTCATCCCTGAATCCAATCATCAGGAAGTTAAGGAGCGACTTTACAACCTCGTCTATGTGGGTGGCGGGAGACCGCGGGAGCAAGATTGGCGTACGCTTCAAGGCAATATACTACATACGGAAATTGTCGAGACAATGACCACACTCAATAGTGAGCCTGCAATACAGGTCATCATACGTG is from Candidatus Cohnella colombiensis and encodes:
- a CDS encoding zinc ribbon domain-containing protein, yielding MNCPNCNSVVEGDVSFCGTCGGKIERVVQTVDPVTTVVPATPILPAQPAQPVQPPSQPPVQSSPKQLPPIGPIFSKYKFVIGGVIGAALLVWVVIAFILPMFQSKDAPLIYMGRNSLEMQISGVEKPIELSTSLMSSSDWSNISSDLSWMMSSGNFVKLNEKKDKLFFIKKINDDYAATLYYRDLNKKASSWDDEQGVKLASGIRFGYNTFSINKKGTAIIYSKEVENTYGNKLYLHNLKDELLIDTRVTNYWYSEDQSLIIYTKTNDDDESSVYMVRTDKLDDKVKMDSNIAYMLNVDLKTGNINYVKYVEDKNGERLSTIYSKALDKDKVKLIDGVYSVVSQIDNNSFYYTVAVKNEVELASLVEDDFAVADAALTEPTYENFQTVVSTPYTDWWSGETYYQDVVNTDYDAYYAAYDNYSAKRSRDQLRQNLSGQTYSDVSYSLYAFNNGESKKITDDYANDYYSSSSTYSNLKNKLIFYKKNDRSTMNKLKLSEISYADDVYEAYRNLTTSSPTLYVANLQAVSSEHLQDGEQLDSIALSSDGKQLFSIEYKKSAKSLVVYDLVEGKLSNRKVIDEDVSRMQYIENKSRLYYYKEESNNSAELYQYVDGKSTRIALDVRLGYSTYYEENDVLLFMTDFYSSSSTGTLSKYSNNKTTKIANDVGHYFFNGSSEIYYLADYNDSRGYGDLKKFTTKDNAPIIAERVYFMYELEQGTSF
- a CDS encoding VWA domain-containing protein, which encodes MFCTNCGKENLNHSPFCTNCGHLQEVPPIELNTTQLIKETPATTLEIEPANEPENEATVVAEILPPNSAEISPESPITPTSSPRSKKGLLVGLASVAVVVISSLWLLGVFSPKEELSAAPSPSSEVTPSPSEQASAEVNIPTTLDTLTITKVDNSSFPTIKLLIDVGGASVGELSAEDFTILEDGVTLPVSDIQYDKGNQALNVSYASLQFHRNPGQQDPRQVSLTLLGKQSESQYDAPQPLSLRMGDISYNTDQYPEVNVYFSLYDAFDKLVETIPSDNSLFQVAENNAPQQISSISKMSDIDESLSINLVMDDSGSMDQILSRVQQEALQFLDQITITENDRIGFMSFAGASEIVQSEFTNQTSAIVPQIKRLSAAGQCTALYRAIEQAVYNTAYNGESGSKYIVIFTDGGENCSNDGYENQDFISPQTVINTAKQFGIPIYAVGVDQDDQLQAITVATNGQYISIGSDIEKLGQFYQSIFTTKKAQYVVKYRSDSPQKQPRSTSIKLLNEAYSSKQEVTVTPRLIDEPAVARVMENYQVNWSVSMSSGDISYLVPYVTYDTTSKKAVYKVVNDQLVALNDAKSKGSVTTFGVPIYHLIDAKKVSESLYQLQLKKYFKRTIAKQGVITDTRFKSTAYTYNIVKQNGVWLVDSTEESNSSETCYTDDTYSTIVACK
- the mscL gene encoding large conductance mechanosensitive channel protein MscL gives rise to the protein MFKSLLSEFKTFAMRGNVVDLAVGVIIGAAFGKIVTSLVNDVIMPPIGKLLGGVNFKDLYLNLDSSKDLSGVSLDKAREEGAAIIAYGQFINVLIDFIIVAFAVFMLIKILNKLTTKKNKDEPAAAPTTRDCPYCLSVIPVAATRCGHCTSEVPEAGAASAH
- a CDS encoding glucosaminidase domain-containing protein; this translates as MAKYNKQQFYNLLLPTVLLVRKEGSKLFPSVRLAQSWLETGGDIHAWNNLGGIKVGSGKTNNYWHGQWANKATWEVESDVKENITAQFRAYASIYDYYKDQDMLLDLPRYERVRLATTPQQQATALRLCGYATDPQYDVQIVAIIRGDQLLKYDQEVEEHPLPPSNDESFRSVAIHVNGVQVAEGQLIDNRTWVPARVVSQALGLSVAWNGNMVFVEGHELPTLLKGDMGFVPIRELTALQPKAKLEWKQTNYSVEITL
- a CDS encoding ATP-binding protein; translated protein: MTGTVATMPAFFLLLGLLISILASYTMFNFIGNLKRTDGNFRQFWLSGGATVFGIGIWAKHFIILLALEKTLYLNWTMLVALVFMVFFALMSFVTLTLESFLKYRSLIGSLILAFGIAFMSYFTIFGQPISQLQIKPVFVFSSLIIIFTFTYVAFLISEGKEQKMKWLASFIMGIAVVIVQLLVNKGMDIEFVLNHLEPEELNQDIQMLALVVGIAALLILLSTLFTWYIDKRLNQTDERYRLLVENSLDTIAIFKGDQWKYVNKAGLTMFEAESTEQLIGKSIYTFIPESNHQEVKERLYNLVYVGGGRPREQDWRTLQGNILHTEIVETMTTLNSEPAIQVIIRDISERKKNEELLINSEKLYIAGQLAAGIAHEIRNPLTSLKGFLQLIASGRNNNHTYYDIMNAELDRIGSIVSELLMLSKPQVYDLTFLDMRMLMRDTVTLLEAQAVLHDIKIEAQYSADPLWIYGVENQVKQVFINLIKNAIEAMIDGGKIKIHLFRERDQVSVQIHDEGPGFEHEQMAKLGQPFYTTKEKGTGLGLMVSYKIVDNHQGKINVSSEVGRGSLFEIRIPFRYPDSLVTMSS